Proteins from one Anaerobranca californiensis DSM 14826 genomic window:
- the codY gene encoding GTP-sensing pleiotropic transcriptional regulator CodY, which translates to MQELLKKTRKINRLLQRSTAQAVDFNEMAEVLRDIISANVYVASRKGKILGSAIVKEFECEVMKNDVLPKGKFPEEYNEQLLRITETSPNLKSKNLCVFDGEEKCLFENNVTTIVPIIGSGERLGTLVLARFTEEFSDEDLLLAEYGATVVGMEIIRAKASEVEEEARNKAIVQLAIATLSYSELEVIEHIFEELNGNEGLLVASKVADRVGITRSVIVNALRKFESAGVIESRSLGMKGTYIKIKNEKLLEELRKLRNS; encoded by the coding sequence ATGCAAGAATTACTAAAAAAGACTAGAAAAATCAACAGGTTGTTACAAAGGAGTACTGCTCAAGCAGTAGATTTTAATGAAATGGCTGAAGTTTTAAGGGACATTATTTCTGCTAATGTTTATGTCGCTAGTAGAAAAGGTAAAATTTTAGGTTCTGCTATAGTTAAAGAGTTTGAATGTGAAGTTATGAAAAATGATGTTTTACCTAAAGGTAAATTCCCAGAGGAGTACAATGAACAACTCCTTAGAATTACTGAAACCTCTCCAAACTTAAAATCTAAAAATTTATGTGTCTTTGATGGAGAAGAAAAATGCTTATTCGAGAACAATGTTACAACTATCGTACCTATAATAGGCAGTGGAGAGCGGTTAGGAACCCTGGTATTAGCTAGATTTACAGAGGAATTTTCCGATGAAGACCTACTCTTAGCGGAATATGGTGCGACAGTAGTAGGTATGGAAATAATTAGAGCAAAAGCTAGTGAAGTAGAGGAAGAAGCAAGGAATAAAGCTATAGTACAATTAGCCATTGCTACATTATCATATTCTGAATTAGAAGTTATTGAACACATTTTTGAAGAATTAAATGGCAACGAAGGTTTATTAGTTGCCAGTAAAGTAGCGGATAGGGTAGGAATCACTAGATCAGTAATAGTAAATGCTCTAAGGAAATTTGAGAGTGCTGGAGTTATTGAATCCCGTTCACTAGGTATGAAAGGTACTTATATTAAAATTAAGAATGAAAAACTTTTAGAAGAATTAAGGAAATTAAGAAATAGTTAA
- the flgB gene encoding flagellar basal body rod protein FlgB, with amino-acid sequence MNGLFSSSIFKVLEKSIEGSTLRHQVLSNNIANIDTPGFKRSDVQFKSLLKQSLSNKGIKGNLTNPRHIPIGRKGLNDLYPKVYRDNSTTMRLDGNNVDIELEGAEMAKNTIYHSAMVQQLIKKFNTLQTVISEGRR; translated from the coding sequence ATGAATGGGTTATTTTCTAGCTCTATTTTTAAAGTTCTAGAAAAGTCTATAGAGGGTTCAACCCTTAGACATCAGGTTTTGTCTAATAATATTGCCAATATAGATACTCCTGGATTTAAAAGAAGTGATGTCCAGTTTAAATCATTACTTAAACAAAGTTTATCCAATAAAGGGATTAAAGGTAACTTAACAAATCCGAGGCATATTCCTATTGGGAGAAAAGGTCTTAATGATCTTTATCCTAAAGTATATAGGGATAATAGCACAACAATGAGATTGGATGGGAATAATGTAGACATTGAACTTGAAGGGGCGGAAATGGCTAAAAACACCATTTACCATTCTGCCATGGTTCAACAGTTAATTAAAAAATTTAATACCCTTCAAACGGTTATCAGTGAAGGAAGGAGGTAG
- the flgC gene encoding flagellar basal body rod protein FlgC: MSLFNTMNISASGLTAQRLRLDIISENIANINTTRTLNGGPYRRKDVVLAARTGNAFDNFFKNSLVRINQQKGVKAVKIVEDPSPFIEVYNPSHPDADENGIVKMPNVEIVQEMVNMISASRAYEANITALNNTKSMALKALEIGR, translated from the coding sequence ATGTCTCTTTTTAACACTATGAATATAAGTGCTTCAGGTCTAACGGCTCAAAGGTTAAGATTAGATATTATCTCAGAAAATATTGCTAATATCAATACTACTAGAACTCTAAATGGTGGACCTTATAGAAGGAAAGATGTGGTATTGGCGGCAAGGACGGGAAACGCCTTTGATAACTTTTTTAAAAACAGTTTAGTAAGGATTAACCAACAAAAGGGAGTTAAAGCAGTAAAGATTGTGGAAGATCCTTCGCCATTTATAGAAGTTTATAATCCCTCCCACCCAGATGCCGATGAAAATGGGATCGTTAAAATGCCTAATGTAGAAATTGTCCAAGAAATGGTAAATATGATTTCAGCCAGTAGGGCCTATGAAGCTAATATAACTGCATTAAATAATACTAAATCTATGGCGTTAAAAGCTTTAGAAATAGGTAGATAG
- the fliE gene encoding flagellar hook-basal body complex protein FliE, with amino-acid sequence MIERIGANLNLTQRQGTTTNNKGFGYYLQNALKEVNRLEKEADNLTKKLAAGENVDLHDVMIATEKANIALQLTVQVRNKAVEAYNEIMRMQV; translated from the coding sequence ATGATTGAAAGAATAGGAGCTAATTTAAACTTAACTCAAAGGCAAGGAACTACTACTAACAATAAAGGATTTGGCTACTATCTACAAAATGCTTTAAAGGAAGTTAACCGATTAGAAAAGGAAGCAGATAATTTAACAAAAAAATTAGCGGCTGGGGAAAATGTTGATTTACACGATGTTATGATAGCTACGGAAAAGGCAAATATAGCGCTACAGTTAACTGTACAGGTACGTAATAAAGCTGTAGAAGCCTATAACGAGATAATGCGTATGCAAGTATAA